A region of the Arthrobacter sp. FW306-07-I genome:
CCGTCCGGTTCTTGACCCGGATTGACCCGCCACTTACCGTCACCTGCTAGTCCAGGAGGAGCGCGGGCTCTTCCAGGATGGCCGCGACGTCGGCCATGAAGCGGGCGGACAGATCACCATCCACCACGCGATGGTCGAAGGACCCTCCAAGCGTGGTGATCCAGCGGGGAATCACCTCTCCGTCCAGGACCCAGGGCTTCTGCTTGATGGTCCCGAACGCCACGATGGCCACCTCGCCCGGGTTGATGATGGGCGTACCCGTATCGATGCCCAGGGCGCCGATGTTGGTGATGGTGAGCGTGCCGCCCTGCATTTCCGCTGGCTGCGTCTTCCCGGCCCTTGCGGTGGTGGCCAAGCTGTTCAGGGCCAGGGCGAGTTCCTTGAGCGACAGGTCCTGGGCGTTCTTGATGTTGGGCACCATGAGGCCGCGGGGCGTGGCTGCGGCGATGCCCAGGTTCATAAAGTGCTTGACCTGGATCTCGGCAGATCCGTCCTGGTTGTCCACCCAGGACGCGTTCACGCTGGGGTTGCGGGCTGCTGCCCAGATGACGGCCTTGGCCAGGATGAGCAGCGGCGACACCTTGACGCCCTCGAAGTCCCGGGAGGCCTTGAGCCGCTTGACGAACTCCATGGTGCGGCTGGCGTCGACGTCCACGAAGATGCTGACGTGTGGCGCCGCGAAGGCCGATTCCACCATCGCCTTCGCCGTGGCCTTGCGGACGCCCTTGACCTGGATCCGCTCCACCCGCTGGTCCTGCGGCTTTCCTGCCTTGCCCCAGAAGCCGTCCGCCTTGTCCAGTTCGGCGTCGCGCTGGGCCTGGTAGCTCACCAGGTCCTCCCGCGTCACCTCGCCACGGGAGCCGGTGGCCACGACGTCCGCCAGGTCGATGCCCAGGTCACGGGCGATCTTGCGGACCGGGGGCTTGGCCAGGACCCGGTTGACCAGGCCGGTGATGGTGCCGCCCAGGGTTGGGCGGTTGTCGACGACGGCGGGCGCGCCGGCGGACACCTCAGCGGGAGTGCGCGGCTGCACAGGCTCAACCTCGGGTGCGTTGACCGTCACGGCAGCGGCTGGTGAGGTCTTGCGCGGGCGCCGTTTGACGGCGTCGGCCTTCGGGCCGGAACCTACCAGCGGACCGCCGGCCGGGGCACCGGCGCCAGTGCCGCCGTCGTCCGTCCCCTCCGGCGCCTCATCCTGGGGGAGCTTGCCGTAGAGCGGCTGCGCCGTTCGTTGCGGCTGTGCGGGTGCTTCGGGTGCGCGCACGTCCGCGGGGGTGGGGTCGCCGGCAACCTCGTCGCTGACGCTGATGATGGCAGTCCCGACGTCGACCGTCACCCCTTCCTGCACCAGCAGTTCGGTGACGGTCCCGGCAAACGGGGACGGCAGTTCCACGATGGACTTGGCGGTCTCGATCTCGCACAGGACGTCATTGATGGCCACGGCGTCGCCGGGCTTGACCTTCCAGGAGACGATTTCCGCTTCGGTGAGGCCCTCGCCGACGTCGGGCAGGTTGAACTTGTTCAGGGTCATGGTGTCCTCAGTAGGAGAGGGCGCGGTCCAGCGCCTCCAGGATGCGGTCGATGTCCGGAAGGTAGTCTTCCTCCACCTTGGCAACGGGGTACGGCATGTGGAATCCGCCCACACGGATCACCGGGGATTCGAGCGAGTGGAAGGCCCGTTCGCTGATGCGGGCGGCGATTTCGCCGCCGATTCCGCCGAACGTGGGTGCCTCGTGCGCCACGATCAGCCGGCCGGTCTTTTTCACGGACGCGGTGACGGTGTCGAAGTCGATCGGCGAAATGGAGCGCAGGTCGATGACCTCAACGCTGCGGCCGTCCTCTTCTGCTGCGTTGGCGGCGGCCAGGGCCACGGGAACCAGGGGGCCGTAGGCCACGACGGTGGCGTCGGTCCCTTCACGGAGCACATGTGCCTTGAACGGGTCTTCGGCGGGGCCCGGCGCCTGGACATCCACGTCCCCCTTGAGCCAGTAGCGGCGCTTGGGTTCGAAGATGATCACCGGGTCCTGGCACTGCACGGCCTGCTGGACCATCCAGTAGGCGTCATGCGGGTTGGAGGGGGTGATGATCCGCAGTCCCGCCGTATGGGCGAACAGGGCCTCGGGGGACTCCGAGTGGTGCTCCACCGAGCCGATGCCACCGCCGTAGGGAATGCGGATGACCACCGGAACGGTGAGGCTGCCGTTGCTGCGGGCGTGCATCTTGGCCAGCTGCGTGGTGATCTGGTTGAAGCCGGGGAATACGAAGCCGTCGAACTGGATTTCGCAGACGGGGCTGTAGCCGCGCAGGGCCAGGCCGATGGCGGTGCCGATGATGCCGGACTCCGCCAGCGGAGTGTCCACCACGCGGTCCGGGCCGAACTCGCCGATCAGCCCGTCGGTGACCCGGTAGACGCCGCCCAGGGGGCCGA
Encoded here:
- a CDS encoding alpha-ketoacid dehydrogenase subunit beta translates to MTTMTIAKAINEGLRATLAANPKSLLMGEDIGPLGGVYRVTDGLIGEFGPDRVVDTPLAESGIIGTAIGLALRGYSPVCEIQFDGFVFPGFNQITTQLAKMHARSNGSLTVPVVIRIPYGGGIGSVEHHSESPEALFAHTAGLRIITPSNPHDAYWMVQQAVQCQDPVIIFEPKRRYWLKGDVDVQAPGPAEDPFKAHVLREGTDATVVAYGPLVPVALAAANAAEEDGRSVEVIDLRSISPIDFDTVTASVKKTGRLIVAHEAPTFGGIGGEIAARISERAFHSLESPVIRVGGFHMPYPVAKVEEDYLPDIDRILEALDRALSY
- a CDS encoding dihydrolipoamide acetyltransferase family protein; the encoded protein is MTLNKFNLPDVGEGLTEAEIVSWKVKPGDAVAINDVLCEIETAKSIVELPSPFAGTVTELLVQEGVTVDVGTAIISVSDEVAGDPTPADVRAPEAPAQPQRTAQPLYGKLPQDEAPEGTDDGGTGAGAPAGGPLVGSGPKADAVKRRPRKTSPAAAVTVNAPEVEPVQPRTPAEVSAGAPAVVDNRPTLGGTITGLVNRVLAKPPVRKIARDLGIDLADVVATGSRGEVTREDLVSYQAQRDAELDKADGFWGKAGKPQDQRVERIQVKGVRKATAKAMVESAFAAPHVSIFVDVDASRTMEFVKRLKASRDFEGVKVSPLLILAKAVIWAAARNPSVNASWVDNQDGSAEIQVKHFMNLGIAAATPRGLMVPNIKNAQDLSLKELALALNSLATTARAGKTQPAEMQGGTLTITNIGALGIDTGTPIINPGEVAIVAFGTIKQKPWVLDGEVIPRWITTLGGSFDHRVVDGDLSARFMADVAAILEEPALLLD